The Tenrec ecaudatus isolate mTenEca1 chromosome 6, mTenEca1.hap1, whole genome shotgun sequence genome has a window encoding:
- the NET1 gene encoding neuroepithelial cell-transforming gene 1 protein isoform X2, whose protein sequence is MVAHDELGGLLPIKRTIRVLDGNNQSFREQEEPSNKRVRSLSRVSSLANLISPVRNGAVRRFGQTIQSFTLRGDSRSPASAQKSFSRSTVPTPTKRRNSVLWSEMLDVNMKESLTTKEIKRQEAIYEMSRGEQDLIEDLKLARKAYHDPMLKLSIMSEEELTHIFGDLDAYIPLHEDLLARIGEATKPDGTVEQIGHVLVNWLPGLNAYKVYCSHQLAAKALLDQKKQDPRVQDFLQRCLESPFSRKLDLWSFLDIPRSRLVKYPLLIKEILRHTPKDHPDVQLLEEAVLIIQGVLSDINLKKGESECQYYLDKLEYLDEKQKDPRIEASKVLLCHGALKNKHGHKLYIFLFQDILVLTRPVTRNERHSYQVYRQPIPVQELVLEDLQDGDVRMGGSFRGAFSNSDKAKNIFRVRSQDPAPGQSHTLQANDVFHKQQWFNCIRAAMAPFQEAASPTELTGLPELSEACENSLATSNVQAQRRASAVSTALQAAVDENAPECGRRVQTAEESKSAKANRTQAGFRKARDRAQLSGKRKETLV, encoded by the exons ATGGTGGCGCATGATGAGCTTGGAGGTCTCCTGCCGATTAAAAGGACGATTCGAGTCCTCGATGGTAACAATCAGTCCTTCCGAGAACAAGAG gAGCCAAGCAATAAAAGAGTCCGATCTCTATCTCGGGTCTCATCCTTGGCAAACTTAATCTCTCCTGTAAGAAATGGAGCAGTCAGGCGCTTTGGTCAAACAATACAG tcATTTACACTTCGTGGTGACAGCAGATCCCCGGCTTCTGCCCAAAAGTCATTCAGCAGGTCAACAGTCCCAACACCCACCAAAAGGAGAAACAGTGTCCTGTGGTCCGAGATGCTAGACGTCAACATGAAGGAGTCTTTAACTACCAAAGAAATCAAGCGCCAGGAG gcaATATATGAAATGTCCCGAGGTGAACAGGATTTAATCGAGGATCTCAAACTTGCAAGAAAG GCCTACCATGACCCCATGTTAAAGCTGTCGATTATGTCAGAAGAGGAACTCACACATATATTTGGTGATTTGGACGCTTACATACCTCTGCATGAAG ATTTGTTGGCAAGAAtaggagaagcaaccaagcccgaTGGGACAGTGGAACAGATTGGTCACGTCCTTGTGAACTGG TTGCCAGGCTTGAATGCCTACAAAGTCTACTGTAGCCACCAGCTCGCAGCGAAAGCCCTCCTCGACCAAAAGAAACAAGATCCGCGAGTCCAAGACTTTCTCCAGCGATGTCTTGAGTCTCCTTTCAGTCGGAAACTAGATCTCTGGAGCTTCTTAGATATTCCTCGAAGTCGCCTGGTCAAATACCCTCTACTGATCAAAGAAATTCTTAGACATACTCCCAAAGACCACCCTGATGTTCAGCTTCTGGAAGAAGCT GTACTGATAATCCAAGGAGTTCTCTCTGACATCAACTTGAAGAAGGGTGAATCAGAATGCCAGTATTACCTTGACAAACTGGAATACCTGGATGAAAAGCAGAAGGACCCTAGAATTGAAGCGAGCAAAGTCTTGCTTTGCCATGGGGCGCTGAAGAATAAGCATGGACAT AAGCTGTACATTTTCCTGTTTCAAGACATCTTGGTTTTGACTCGGCCTGTTACGAGGAATGAGCGCCACTCTTACCAGGTTTACCGGCAGCCGATCCCTGTGCAGGAGCTGGTGCTGGAAGACCTGCAGGATGGAGATGTGAGGATGGGCGGGTCCTTCCGAGGGGCTTTCAGCAACTCAGATAAAG CTAAAAATATCTTCCGAGTTCGCTCCCAAGACCCCGCTCCAGGCCAGTCTCATACCCTCCAAGCCAACGACGTGTTCCACAAGCAGCAGTGGTTCAACTGCATCCGAGCAGCCATGGCCCCCTTCCAGGAGGCCGCCAGCCCCACGGAGCTCACGGGTTTGCCCGAGCTCAGCGAAGCGTGTGAGAACAGCCTGGCCACCTCCAACGTGCAGGCTCAGAGAAGGGCCTCAGCAGTGTCCACTGCCCTCCAAGCAGCCGTGGATGAGAACGCTCCCGAATGTGGGCGTCGggtgcagacagccgaggagagCAAGAGTGCAAAAGCAAACCGGACGCAGGCTGGCTTCCGGAAAGCCAGGGACAGGGCCCAGTTAAGTGGCAAACGGAAAGAGACTTTGGTGTAA